One genomic segment of Musa acuminata AAA Group cultivar baxijiao chromosome BXJ3-3, Cavendish_Baxijiao_AAA, whole genome shotgun sequence includes these proteins:
- the LOC135632752 gene encoding SUMO-conjugating enzyme SCE1-like, whose protein sequence is MSGGIARGRLAEERKAWRKNHPHGFVAKPETLADGTVNLMIWHCTIPGKPGTDWEGGYFPLTLYFSEDYPSKPPKCRFPQGFFHPNVYPSGTVCLSILNEDSGWRPAITVKQILVGIQDLLDQPNPADPAQTDGYHLFIQDLEEYRRRVRQQAKQYPALV, encoded by the exons ATGTCTGGAGGCATAGCACGCGGTCGTCTCGCAGAAGAACGCAAAGCGTGGCGTAAGAATCACCCCCAT GGTTTTGTGGCTAAGCCAGAAACATTGGCAGATGGTACTGTGAATCTGATGATATGGCATTGCACGATCCCTGGTAAGCCGGGG ACTGACTGGGAAGGCGGCTACTTTCCCCTAACACTCTATTTTAGTGAGGATTACCCTAGCAAACCTCCCAAGTGTAGGTTTCCGCAGGGCTTCTTCCACCCAAATGTCTATCCTTCAGGAACAGTGTGCCTTTCAATTCTCAATGAGGACAGT GGATGGAGGCCAGCCATAacagtgaaacaaatacttgtggGGATACAAGACTTACTAGATCAGCCAAATCCTGCTGATCCTGCTCAGACCGATGGCTATCATCTTTTCATCCAG GATCTTGAAGAGTACAGAAGACGTGTTCGACAGCAAGCCAAGCAGTATCCGGCTCTTGTCTAG
- the LOC103976867 gene encoding squamosa promoter-binding-like protein 12 isoform X1 has translation MDWVAKTPLQWDWETLELFSEKEKEICKSAQEPLLKSQGSMGICNGSVCSSHGEASSALELGNSSSKIFVSSSVDSSPKTEQRNLEFNFNSAEATPHSSNKIIFARVGGSGTSPVPLAAGRRKEPLTRLKLGHTYFEEGGAKNNVKSSSSLPPLASSAVVAKKPRVSQQSSQSPYCQVEGCNIDLTIAKDYHRKHRICESHSKSPKVIVAGQERRFCQQCSRFHHLSEFDQTKRSCRRRLSDHNARRRKPQPATISFNSSRISSSFYDDRHQMNLDFGPTPLGHMTTTVSFPWDGPSNFKLVQPNSWTKSNKVAGINGQLQFSKSCQTHNISTLRHVNMDGLLPTKGTTVDVLNEALESSAFASNLDGAPGLGCALSLLSNDPCGSANPGPTSHIKLAKAKNAVAIRPAASPVDLATRFLQDDQSPSQSMMLPFNPQNGNGGQFQEFQLHKAPYQASFFDSTRIH, from the exons ATGGATTGGGTTGCCAAGACTCCACTCCAGTGGGATTGGGAAACTCTGGAATTATtcagtgaaaaagaaaaagaaatatgtaAATCTGCACAAGAACCTCTGTTGAAGAGTCAAGGCAGCATGGGTATTTGCAATGGATCTGTGTGTTCATCTCATGGTGAAGCATCATCTGCTCTAGAATTGGGCAATAGTTCATCCAAAATCTTCGTCTCGTCATCGGTTGACTCTTCACCTAAGACAGAACAGAGAAATTTGGAGTTTAACTTTAATTCAGCTGAAGCGACCCCTCATAGCTCGAATAAGATTATCTTTGCAAGGGTTGGGGGTTCTGGAACTTCACCTGTTCCTTTGGCTGCAGGCCGCCGTAAGGAACCACTTACTCGTTTGAAGCTTGGGCACACCTATTTTGAAGAAGGTGGTGCAAAGAATAATGTCAAAAGCTCATCTTCCTTGCCTCCTTTGGCCTCATCCGCTGTTGTAGCTAAGAAACCTAGGGTGTCTCAGCAGAGCTCACAAAGCCCCTACTGCCAGGTTGAGGGTTGTAACATTGACCTTACCATAGCTAAAGATTATCATCGCAAACATAGAATCTGTGAAAGCCATTCAAAGTCTCCCAAGGTAATTGTAGCTGGTCAGGAGCGCCGGTTTTGTCAACAGTGTAGCAG GTTTCATCATTTGTCTGAGTTTGATCAAACAAAGAGAAGTTGCCGTAGGCGTCTATCTGATCATAATGCACGCCGTAGGAAGCCACAGCCAGCAACGATCTCATTCAATTCTTCAAGGATTTCCTCATCATTTTATG ATGATAGACATCAGATGAATCTTGATTTTGGTCCAACTCCTCTGGGTCACATGACAACCACCGTAAGTTTCCCATGGGATGGCCCAAgcaacttcaagcttgttcaaccCAATTCTTGGACAAAGTCAAATAAAGTAGCAGGCATTAATGGGCAGCTGCAGTTTTCTAAATCTTGTCAAACACACAATATTTCCACCCTTCGCCATGTCAACATGGACGGGCTGTTGCCTACCAAGGGCACCACTGTCGATGTCTTAAATGAAG CTCTGGAATCATCTGCTTTTGCTTCCAACTTGGATGGAGCACCGGGTCTTGGttgtgctctctctcttctgtcaaaTGATCCATGCGGTTCAGCCAACCCAGGACCAACTTCTCATATCAAGCTTGCTAAAGCAAAGAATGCAGTTGCTATCCGTCCTGCTGCAAGTCCGGTTGATTTAGCAACAAGGTTTTTGCAGGATGATCAGTCACCATCACAGTCCATGATGCTGCCGTTCAACCCGCAAAACGGTAATGGTGGTCAGTTCCAGGAGTTTCAGCTGCACAAAGCACCATACCAAGCCTCCTTCTTCGACTCCACTCGGATACACTGA
- the LOC103976867 gene encoding squamosa promoter-binding-like protein 12 isoform X2, with protein MTTAVCFSQAPVIKDGRSQEEPVKFSWFHHLSEFDQTKRSCRRRLSDHNARRRKPQPATISFNSSRISSSFYDDRHQMNLDFGPTPLGHMTTTVSFPWDGPSNFKLVQPNSWTKSNKVAGINGQLQFSKSCQTHNISTLRHVNMDGLLPTKGTTVDVLNEALESSAFASNLDGAPGLGCALSLLSNDPCGSANPGPTSHIKLAKAKNAVAIRPAASPVDLATRFLQDDQSPSQSMMLPFNPQNGNGGQFQEFQLHKAPYQASFFDSTRIH; from the exons ATGACAACCGCAG TTTGCTTTTCACAAGCTCCTGTCATTAAGGATGGAAGAAGTCAAGAAGAGCCTGTGAAATTTTCTTG GTTTCATCATTTGTCTGAGTTTGATCAAACAAAGAGAAGTTGCCGTAGGCGTCTATCTGATCATAATGCACGCCGTAGGAAGCCACAGCCAGCAACGATCTCATTCAATTCTTCAAGGATTTCCTCATCATTTTATG ATGATAGACATCAGATGAATCTTGATTTTGGTCCAACTCCTCTGGGTCACATGACAACCACCGTAAGTTTCCCATGGGATGGCCCAAgcaacttcaagcttgttcaaccCAATTCTTGGACAAAGTCAAATAAAGTAGCAGGCATTAATGGGCAGCTGCAGTTTTCTAAATCTTGTCAAACACACAATATTTCCACCCTTCGCCATGTCAACATGGACGGGCTGTTGCCTACCAAGGGCACCACTGTCGATGTCTTAAATGAAG CTCTGGAATCATCTGCTTTTGCTTCCAACTTGGATGGAGCACCGGGTCTTGGttgtgctctctctcttctgtcaaaTGATCCATGCGGTTCAGCCAACCCAGGACCAACTTCTCATATCAAGCTTGCTAAAGCAAAGAATGCAGTTGCTATCCGTCCTGCTGCAAGTCCGGTTGATTTAGCAACAAGGTTTTTGCAGGATGATCAGTCACCATCACAGTCCATGATGCTGCCGTTCAACCCGCAAAACGGTAATGGTGGTCAGTTCCAGGAGTTTCAGCTGCACAAAGCACCATACCAAGCCTCCTTCTTCGACTCCACTCGGATACACTGA
- the LOC103976868 gene encoding glucan endo-1,3-beta-glucosidase 6: MGWISLAFGVLSWICLLVSVGGIGANWGTQASHPLSPTTVVQMLKENGFQKVKLFDAEEGTMSALRKSGLEVMVGIPNDMLAMLATSMKAANNWVSNNVSAYINDGVNIRYVAVGNEPFLQTYNGSFLQTTFPALQNIQGALIKAGLSNQVKVTTPQNADVYASPSGRPSDGDFRSDIRDLMLAIVKFLNDNAAPFTVNIYPFISLYSDPNFPVDYAFFEGSSSAVVDGSVTYSNMFDANLDTLVWAMKKNGFPNLPIIVGEIGWPTDGDVNANVQYAQKFNQGFMNHISSGQGTPMRAGPIDAYLFSLIDEDQKSIQPGNFERHWGIYTYDGWPKYQLNLGTTKTGTLLRAKNIQYLDKKWCVLKPSVNLDNSKVAPSISYACANADCTSLGYKTSCGDLDARGNISYAFNSFYQKNDQDDVACGFENLATTTNKDPSTGTCRFGVMIIADSGIRYQGAGLILSVLLSLFLTLF; encoded by the exons ATGGGGTGGATTTCACTTGCTTTTGGGGTTCTTTCTTGGATTTGCTTACTGGTTTCTGTGGGTGGGATTGGTGCTAATTGGGGGACACAGGCAAGCCACCCTCTATCGCCAACTACGGTGGTTCAGATGCTGAAGGAGAATGGGTTTCAGAAGGTGAAGCTGTTTGATGCTGAAGAGGGCACAATGAGTGCCCTGAGGAAGAGTGGGCTGGAGGTCATGGTTGGCATCCCAAATGACATGCTTGCGATGCTGGCCACTAGTATGAAGGCTGCAAACAACTGGGTGTCCAATAATGTCTCAGCATACATCAATGATGGAGTCAATATCAG GTATGTCGCAGTTGGAAATGAACCTTTCTTGCAGACCTACAATGGGAGCTTTCTGCAGACTACTTTTCCAGCACTCCAAAATATCCAAGGAGCTCTCATCAAAGCAGGCCTCAGTAACCAGGTCAAAGTCACTACTCCACAAAATGCTGATGTTTATGCGTCACCTAGTGGTCGACCTTCTGATGGGGACTTCCGCTCTGACATTCGCGACCTCATGCTGGCCATTGTCAAGTTCCTCAATGACAATGCCGCACCCTTCACCGTGAACATCTATCCTTTCATCAGCCTTTATAGCGACCCCAACTTTCCTGTGGACTATGCATTCTTCGAAGGATCTTCCTCTGCTGTCGTTGATGGTTCAGTCACATACAGCAACATGTTCGACGCAAATCTTGATACTCTCGTATGGGCCATGAAGAAGAATGGCTTCCCAAATCTCCCCATCATCGTTGGTGAGATTGGTTGGCCAACAGACGGCGACGTGAATGCAAATGTTCAATATGCTCAGAAGTTCAATCAAGGATTCATGAACCACATCTCATCAGGGCAGGGCACACCGATGAGGGCTGGACCGATTGATGCATACCTTTTCAGTTTGATCGATGAGGATCAAAAGAGCATCCAACCAGGGAACTTCGAGCGGCACTGGGGTATCTACACTTACGATGGGTGGCCAAAGTATCAGCTGAATCTGGGGACGACGAAGACTGGCACGCTACTTCGTGCCAAGAATATCCAGTATCTGGACAAGAAGTGGTGTGTTCTGAAGCCCTCTGTCAATCTCGATAACTCAAAGGTCGCACCGAGCATCAGCTATGCATGTGCTAATGCAGATTGCACTAGTCTCGGTTACAAGACTTCGTGTGGCGATCTGGATGCCCGAGGGAATATATCATATGCTTTCAACAGTTTTTACCAGAAGAACGACCAGGACGATGTGGCTTGTGGTTTCGAAAACCTGGCGACGACCACCAACAAGGATCCATCCACTGGTACTTGCCGGTTTGGTGTAATGATCATAGCTGATTCTGGAATCAGATACCAGGGAGCTGGTCTGATACTGTCTGTACTTCTTTCACTATTTCTTACCTTGTTTTGA
- the LOC103976869 gene encoding uncharacterized protein LOC103976869, which translates to MEGGGVAEKQASYTYWVRETREDAAPLPVPRKLSADDISKQPQPNTLGSVWNQAGTWEERNLNSWASNRIKELLKSMDSLEFSNGKAYINDVSKCSGDAFLVTVRNKKRVGYTYELTLKFKGEWLIQNENKKIKGHLDIPEFSFGELEDLQVEVSLSEEKDLAAKDKMQICKDLRTFLIPIREKLMDFEQELKDR; encoded by the exons ATGGAGGGCGGCGGGGTGGCCGAGAAGCAGGCGTCCTACACCTACTGGGTGAGGGAGACGCGGGAGGACGCTGCCCCCCTTCCGGTGCCCCGCAAGCTCTCCGCCGACGACATCTCCAAGCAGCCTCAGCCCAACACCCTGGGATCCGTCTGGAATCAG GCTGGAACCTGGGAGGAGAGAAACCTTAATTCGTGGGCAAGTAACAGAATAAAG GAGTTGCTCAAGTCGATGGACTCATTGGAATTCTCTAATGGTAAAGCATATATCAATGATGTGTCCAAATGTTCAGGCGAT GCTTTTCTTGTGACAGTGCGAAATAAGAAGAGAGTTGGTTATACCTACGAATTAACTTTGAAGTTCAAAG GTGAATGGTTGATTCAAAATGAGAACAAGAAGATCAAGGGTCACTTAGATATCCCTGAGTTCTCATTTGGTGAACTTGAGGATCTGCAG GTAGAGGTGAGTCTCAGTGAGGAAAAGGATTTGGCAGCCAAAGATAAAATGCAGATATGCAAGGATCTGAGGACATTTTTGATACCTATCCGTGAGAAACTAATGGACTTCGAACAAGAGCTGAAGGATCGGTAG